In Calothrix sp. PCC 7507, one DNA window encodes the following:
- a CDS encoding CPP1-like family protein, with amino-acid sequence MSDQNPYEKLGVSEDASFDEIQDARNRLLEQCGGDAKRLEAIEVAYDAILMERLRMRQEGKIKVPERIRFPETRVQSLPKESLTQREQSPAWLQRMLDQPTPADVLLPGAWYLGLSTISVFYPAAGDQVLQLALVVGVGISIYFLNRKENKFGRAVLFTLIGLIIGLIVGGLAASWVLPQVPFISLTSNQFSTVLTFILLWLVSSFLR; translated from the coding sequence ATGAGCGATCAAAATCCCTACGAAAAACTTGGGGTATCAGAAGATGCTAGCTTCGATGAAATTCAGGATGCTCGCAATCGCCTATTGGAGCAATGTGGTGGCGATGCGAAGCGTCTAGAAGCAATTGAAGTTGCCTACGATGCGATTTTAATGGAACGCTTACGAATGCGTCAGGAAGGAAAAATTAAAGTACCTGAGCGGATTCGCTTTCCAGAAACTCGAGTGCAATCACTTCCTAAAGAAAGTCTGACCCAACGGGAGCAGTCACCAGCATGGCTACAGCGAATGCTAGACCAGCCAACCCCTGCTGATGTACTTTTACCTGGAGCCTGGTATTTGGGCTTGAGTACTATCAGTGTGTTCTACCCGGCTGCGGGAGATCAAGTTTTACAGTTGGCTTTGGTGGTTGGAGTAGGAATCAGTATTTACTTTCTGAATCGCAAGGAAAATAAGTTTGGCAGAGCAGTTTTGTTCACTCTGATTGGCCTCATCATCGGCTTAATCGTGGGAGGACTAGCTGCTAGCTGGGTACTGCCGCAAGTGCCATTTATTAGTCTGACGTCAAATCAGTTTTCTACGGTACTGACGTTTATATTGTTGTGGTTGGTTAGTAGCTTTCTGCGTTAG
- a CDS encoding response regulator transcription factor, whose protein sequence is MAPAKILVVDDDPAVRNLIQRFLIKQNYQVEAAEDGKTALALFEQFNPDLVILDVNLPDVIGFNLCQEMQSRNGVFVLMLTSRADEADKIRGFAKGADDYLTKPFGLGELEVRVAAILRRQRVVTTAEQKRLVFEKLMIDPVRREVALNNQPVLLTALEFDLLHFLASHPGRVWRRAELIQEVWDYEYVGDQRVVDVHIGQIRKKIEIDASQPALIQTVRGVGYKFESASHPGQLEANS, encoded by the coding sequence ATGGCTCCTGCCAAGATTCTTGTAGTTGATGACGACCCTGCGGTTCGGAATTTAATCCAACGCTTTTTGATTAAGCAGAACTATCAGGTAGAGGCGGCTGAGGATGGTAAAACAGCCTTAGCACTATTTGAGCAGTTTAACCCTGATCTGGTGATTCTAGATGTGAATCTACCAGATGTTATTGGGTTTAACCTCTGCCAAGAGATGCAAAGTCGTAATGGTGTTTTTGTGCTGATGCTGACTAGTCGAGCAGACGAAGCTGACAAGATTCGCGGCTTTGCTAAAGGTGCTGATGACTATCTCACCAAACCATTTGGTCTGGGAGAACTAGAAGTCAGAGTAGCGGCTATTTTAAGGCGTCAGCGAGTTGTAACTACAGCAGAACAGAAACGCCTGGTATTTGAAAAGTTGATGATTGATCCAGTGCGGCGAGAAGTGGCGCTTAACAACCAACCAGTACTCTTAACCGCTCTGGAATTTGATTTGTTGCATTTTTTAGCCAGCCATCCAGGTCGAGTTTGGCGGCGAGCAGAACTAATTCAAGAGGTGTGGGACTATGAATACGTTGGTGACCAGCGGGTTGTAGATGTGCATATCGGTCAAATTCGTAAGAAGATAGAAATCGATGCCAGCCAGCCGGCATTAATTCAAACAGTACGTGGCGTAGGGTATAAGTTTGAATCTGCTAGTCACCCAGGGCAACTGGAAGCCAATTCTTAA
- a CDS encoding DUF2811 domain-containing protein: protein MNATVSIFTEIPEPLHESLKNYLETHPDWDQNRVLTAALSLFLLQNGDSDRRAARVYLETLFHHS from the coding sequence ATGAACGCAACAGTTAGCATTTTTACAGAAATTCCTGAACCACTTCACGAATCTCTCAAGAACTACTTAGAAACCCATCCTGATTGGGATCAAAACCGAGTATTGACGGCTGCTCTGTCATTATTTTTGCTGCAAAATGGAGATAGCGATCGCCGTGCTGCCCGTGTCTATCTAGAAACTTTGTTCCACCACAGCTAA
- a CDS encoding D-alanyl-D-alanine carboxypeptidase family protein, whose product MNKAGFSGKPQDSSAASSDDIPAALRDTPDAAPKVGVKPVVLLIGGVVGFVLLAVISGFLFFVTSPKKTAKSQPTSTSSAPAPTPETSNSVNSQIDNSDTVLGHLAYPEAPDTELVAISRDGRTRMRKAAAEKFQAMVQAARSAGVSLVPISAFRSVKEQEQLFFSVGAQRNQTPSQRAALSAPPGHSEHHTGYAVDIGDGAVPATNLQANFDNTKAYQWLQANAARFSFEMSFPKDNAQGVSYEPWHWRFVGDSSSLEMFYKAKNLKPSPTPQSTP is encoded by the coding sequence TTGAATAAGGCTGGGTTTTCTGGAAAACCGCAAGATTCATCAGCTGCCTCTAGTGATGATATTCCAGCGGCTTTGCGCGATACTCCAGATGCAGCACCCAAGGTGGGCGTTAAACCCGTGGTTTTGCTGATTGGGGGAGTAGTGGGATTTGTCTTGCTGGCTGTAATTAGTGGTTTTTTGTTTTTCGTCACTTCACCTAAAAAAACCGCCAAATCTCAACCTACATCAACTAGTTCTGCACCCGCACCCACGCCAGAAACTAGTAATTCTGTCAACTCCCAAATTGACAATAGTGATACTGTGTTGGGGCATTTAGCATATCCAGAAGCACCAGATACAGAACTAGTGGCAATTTCCAGAGATGGACGAACGAGAATGCGAAAAGCTGCTGCTGAAAAGTTTCAAGCAATGGTACAAGCAGCACGCAGTGCAGGTGTAAGTTTAGTGCCAATTTCTGCTTTTCGCTCAGTGAAAGAGCAGGAGCAGTTGTTTTTTAGCGTTGGTGCCCAGCGAAATCAAACCCCGTCTCAAAGAGCCGCTCTCAGCGCTCCACCTGGTCATAGCGAACATCATACAGGCTATGCTGTGGATATCGGCGACGGCGCAGTACCAGCAACTAATCTCCAAGCCAACTTTGATAACACTAAGGCTTATCAGTGGCTACAAGCAAACGCCGCCCGATTTAGTTTTGAAATGTCCTTTCCCAAGGATAATGCTCAAGGGGTGAGTTATGAGCCTTGGCACTGGCGTTTTGTAGGCGATAGTTCTAGTTTAGAAATGTTCTACAAAGCCAAAAACTTGAAACCATCCCCAACACCACAATCAACACCCTGA
- a CDS encoding TonB-dependent siderophore receptor codes for MLKNCQLIAGVWVTSFLSILAIPSVCAIEPSVTNAAFLLAQQSNQAVVVQVTGIKVNQTETGLEIILETKEAEKLQLLPKSDGNNYIVDIPVAQLRLASGNTFRQENPTKGITLVTANNPDVNSIRLIVTGETSIPKIELFDSDEGLIFSVKPVVSQSQQQPETPDTVQPRSETSENETPIELVVTGEQDGYRVPDASTATKTDTPIRDVPQSIQVIPQKVIEDQKIIRISDAVRNVSGVTPQGGYAGNTDNYNIRGFTTYDNLRNGFYSQDGNVNPTNIDRIEVLKGPASVLYGQFEPGGVVNYITKQPLSQPYYSGEFTVGSYNTYRPSIDISGPLNSERTLLYRLNTAYESSGSFIDFVDQESFFIAPTLTYKISDATSLTFEYEYSKVNRTYYDGSPPDPIIFQRPISLFLGEPDTKDYYRESNNVNLTFEHRFSENLKLRSAFSAELYNEDAKTIRPDSIDADGRTVLRRFAAGPGYLENYSLQTQIVGKFNTGSIQHQMLLGLDLNKYIYGYDFLRTPANSIDLFNPVYGSPLPTSFETARKERYDRNTIGLYLQDQVSLLPNLKLLVGGRVDFINRKNRTQDLDGSGTNLIGDATTEDFYDSPFSPRVGIVYQPIEPISLYASYSSSFNPSSSRTATGSTLPPESGTQYEVGIKAEALGGKLSAILAAYEITKQNVATTDPNNTDFSIAAGEVKSRGIELDISGEILPGWNIIASYFVNDAFVSEDNDPTLRGNRLVNAPRQGGSLWTTYEIQSGDLQGLGFGGGVFFVGDRAASLPNTFDIPSYVRTDATIFYKRDNWRVGLNFKNLFDIQSFDSQGYYLRPNAPFTVLGTISVQF; via the coding sequence ATGTTAAAAAACTGTCAACTAATTGCTGGTGTGTGGGTAACTAGCTTTCTATCTATTCTGGCAATACCATCAGTATGTGCAATAGAGCCTTCCGTGACTAACGCTGCTTTTTTATTAGCACAACAATCTAATCAAGCAGTAGTTGTACAAGTTACAGGTATCAAAGTCAATCAAACAGAAACAGGCTTGGAGATAATTTTAGAAACTAAAGAGGCAGAAAAACTGCAACTTTTGCCTAAAAGTGATGGCAATAACTATATTGTTGATATTCCTGTAGCTCAACTGCGTTTAGCATCTGGTAATACTTTCCGCCAAGAAAACCCCACCAAAGGAATTACTTTGGTGACTGCTAATAACCCAGATGTCAATAGTATTCGGCTCATTGTCACAGGTGAAACAAGCATACCCAAAATCGAGTTATTTGATAGTGATGAAGGTTTAATTTTCAGTGTGAAACCAGTTGTTTCTCAATCTCAACAACAACCAGAAACACCAGATACAGTTCAACCTAGAAGCGAAACATCCGAGAATGAAACCCCAATTGAACTAGTAGTTACAGGTGAACAAGACGGATATCGTGTACCAGACGCATCAACGGCAACTAAAACAGATACCCCAATCCGCGATGTACCGCAGTCAATACAGGTAATCCCTCAGAAAGTAATTGAGGATCAAAAAATTATTCGGATTTCCGATGCAGTGCGTAACGTCAGCGGTGTGACTCCGCAGGGAGGCTATGCGGGTAATACAGATAATTACAATATCCGGGGATTTACGACTTACGACAACTTGAGAAATGGTTTCTACTCTCAAGATGGCAATGTGAACCCGACTAATATCGATCGCATAGAAGTACTCAAGGGTCCGGCTTCGGTGTTGTATGGTCAGTTTGAACCTGGTGGGGTTGTAAATTACATCACTAAACAGCCACTTAGCCAGCCTTACTACTCCGGCGAATTTACGGTTGGCAGCTACAATACTTATCGTCCCTCAATTGATATTTCTGGGCCTCTCAACTCAGAGAGAACATTGTTATATCGCCTCAACACTGCCTATGAAAGTTCTGGTAGTTTTATTGATTTTGTTGATCAAGAATCATTTTTTATCGCACCTACACTAACTTACAAAATTAGTGATGCCACAAGTTTGACCTTTGAATATGAGTACAGCAAGGTCAATAGAACTTATTATGACGGCTCTCCACCTGACCCAATTATTTTTCAGCGTCCCATCAGTCTATTTTTAGGAGAACCAGATACCAAAGATTACTACCGGGAATCGAATAATGTCAATTTGACATTTGAACACCGCTTTAGTGAGAACTTGAAACTCCGCAGTGCCTTTTCTGCTGAACTTTATAATGAAGATGCGAAAACTATCCGACCAGACAGCATTGATGCAGACGGTCGTACTGTATTGAGAAGATTTGCTGCTGGTCCTGGTTATTTGGAAAACTATTCTTTGCAAACCCAAATTGTAGGCAAATTTAATACAGGTTCCATTCAACATCAAATGCTCTTGGGTTTGGATTTAAACAAATACATTTATGGTTACGATTTTCTCCGCACCCCGGCTAATAGCATTGATTTGTTCAACCCAGTGTATGGCTCTCCATTACCAACGAGTTTTGAGACGGCTCGCAAGGAGAGATACGATCGCAATACCATTGGTCTTTACCTCCAAGATCAAGTCTCTTTGCTACCAAATCTCAAGTTATTAGTCGGTGGTAGGGTGGATTTTATTAACCGCAAAAATAGAACTCAAGATTTAGATGGTAGCGGTACCAATCTCATTGGCGATGCCACAACAGAGGATTTCTACGATAGTCCCTTCTCACCTCGCGTGGGGATCGTCTATCAACCAATAGAACCGATTTCGCTGTACGCCAGCTACAGCAGCTCATTCAATCCTAGCTCTTCACGAACAGCAACTGGAAGTACATTACCGCCGGAAAGTGGGACACAGTACGAAGTGGGAATTAAAGCCGAAGCTTTGGGTGGTAAGCTCTCAGCAATATTAGCAGCCTATGAAATTACCAAGCAAAATGTTGCCACGACTGATCCCAACAATACCGACTTTTCCATTGCTGCTGGAGAGGTAAAAAGTCGAGGTATTGAATTGGATATATCTGGGGAAATCCTTCCTGGTTGGAATATTATCGCTTCATATTTTGTTAATGATGCGTTTGTGAGCGAAGACAACGACCCAACCCTGAGAGGTAATAGGCTAGTAAATGCTCCCAGACAGGGGGGGAGTTTATGGACGACATACGAGATTCAAAGTGGCGATTTGCAGGGGTTAGGGTTTGGTGGCGGGGTGTTTTTTGTAGGCGATCGCGCCGCATCCCTCCCCAACACATTCGATATTCCGTCTTACGTCCGTACCGATGCCACTATTTTTTACAAACGTGACAACTGGCGGGTGGGGTTGAACTTTAAGAACCTCTTCGACATTCAGTCCTTCGACTCTCAGGGCTATTATCTCCGTCCAAATGCGCCGTTTACGGTTTTGGGCACGATTTCCGTGCAATTTTGA